From Thermus brockianus, the proteins below share one genomic window:
- the cmr1 gene encoding type III-B CRISPR module RAMP protein Cmr1 has product MKAFRPEFGPRRRVEGGNLLRRDGVPVLVWERTYSLLTPLFGGGVEPREADPITVVRATEVRGQLRFWWRALRGWQAKGKLEELWRLESLLFGCAGEGGASPLSLEVEALERGEEVYPFEDRPGRGFPQPRPEVAHPYLAFPLRRTKEDPRNYPVRQGVRFRLRLRFPERLEGINLAEELEAALWAWETFGGIGARTRRGFGALVREGAELPTEEAIRQGLRQYSRTEGWPEGVPHLTPESLLRVVPRSWREVAEAYQSFRQRRKPGGGGRPGRSLWPEPDAVRRRVKGWSPGHEPRHPVDKFPRGQFGLPIIFHFKDKGDPPDTTLKPALEGTDRRASPLLIRPLAQNRTVVAVLEGRRVPPGGVVLAGGKGAATQVPVDVTLTPAEAEKIPPLAGETDPIRAFVKTLK; this is encoded by the coding sequence ATGAAGGCGTTTCGCCCGGAGTTTGGGCCCAGGCGGCGGGTGGAGGGTGGGAACCTCCTTCGGCGGGATGGGGTGCCCGTCCTGGTGTGGGAGCGCACCTATAGCCTCCTTACCCCCCTCTTTGGCGGCGGGGTGGAGCCTAGGGAGGCCGATCCCATCACCGTGGTGCGGGCCACGGAGGTGCGGGGCCAGCTCCGCTTCTGGTGGCGGGCCCTGAGGGGGTGGCAGGCGAAGGGGAAGCTAGAGGAGCTTTGGCGGCTGGAATCCCTTCTTTTCGGGTGCGCTGGGGAGGGAGGAGCTTCGCCCCTATCCCTGGAGGTGGAGGCGCTGGAGCGGGGAGAGGAGGTCTACCCCTTTGAGGACCGCCCTGGAAGGGGCTTCCCGCAACCTAGGCCCGAGGTGGCCCACCCCTACCTGGCCTTTCCCCTCCGTCGGACGAAAGAGGACCCCCGCAACTATCCCGTCCGCCAAGGGGTTCGCTTCCGCCTTCGCCTCCGCTTTCCCGAAAGGCTTGAGGGCATCAACCTCGCCGAGGAGCTGGAGGCCGCCCTGTGGGCCTGGGAAACCTTTGGGGGGATTGGGGCGAGGACCAGGAGGGGCTTCGGCGCCCTGGTGCGGGAAGGGGCGGAGCTTCCTACGGAGGAGGCGATCCGACAAGGGCTCAGGCAATATAGCCGCACGGAGGGGTGGCCCGAGGGGGTGCCCCACCTCACGCCGGAAAGCCTCCTGCGGGTGGTGCCCAGGTCCTGGCGTGAGGTGGCCGAGGCGTACCAGAGCTTCCGCCAAAGGCGGAAGCCGGGGGGAGGGGGAAGGCCAGGGCGGTCCCTTTGGCCCGAGCCCGACGCCGTGCGCCGCCGGGTGAAGGGGTGGAGCCCCGGCCACGAGCCCCGCCATCCCGTGGACAAGTTTCCCCGGGGGCAGTTCGGCCTTCCCATCATCTTCCATTTCAAGGACAAGGGCGATCCGCCGGATACCACCCTGAAGCCCGCCCTCGAGGGCACCGACCGGCGGGCAAGCCCCCTTCTCATCCGCCCCCTGGCCCAGAACCGCACGGTGGTGGCCGTGTTGGAGGGGCGTAGGGTACCCCCCGGCGGTGTGGTCCTCGCCGGCGGGAAAGGGGCGGCCACCCAGGTGCCCGTGGACGTGACCCTGACGCCCGCGGAAGCGGAAAAAATCCCCCCTCTAGCGGGGGAGACGGACCCCATACGGGCCTTTGTGAAGACGCTCAAGTGA
- the cmr4 gene encoding type III-B CRISPR module RAMP protein Cmr4, whose amino-acid sequence MTETGLFFVHALSPLHAGTGQGIGAIDLPIAREKATGIPYLPGSSLKGVLRDRARGKGWDADTLAAVFGPETEGAAEHAGAVQVGDAKLLLLPVRSVYGVFAHVTSPYLLERFRREALLAGLTPPEAVATPERESVGVAPGSKLVDAKLNGVYLEDLDLKPREDPALGVWEEWLAALTEAPVRGRLAVVHDDLMAFLLETATEVVARIRLDDETKTVARGALWYEESLPAESVLYSLVRAENSHRKQKPLSAGEVHSLFNGLLDGALQLGGKATVGRGLCRVRAGR is encoded by the coding sequence ATGACCGAGACGGGACTCTTTTTCGTCCACGCCCTATCCCCCCTGCATGCGGGGACGGGGCAAGGAATCGGCGCCATAGACCTGCCCATCGCCCGGGAGAAGGCCACGGGCATCCCCTACCTTCCGGGAAGCTCCCTGAAAGGCGTGCTCCGGGACCGGGCCCGCGGGAAGGGTTGGGATGCGGACACCCTTGCCGCCGTCTTCGGCCCAGAGACGGAAGGCGCCGCGGAGCATGCGGGGGCGGTTCAGGTGGGGGATGCCAAGCTGCTTCTCCTCCCGGTGCGGAGCGTTTACGGGGTGTTCGCCCACGTGACAAGCCCCTACCTCCTGGAGCGCTTCCGCAGGGAGGCCCTCCTGGCGGGGCTTACTCCTCCTGAGGCGGTGGCGACTCCGGAGCGGGAAAGCGTGGGGGTGGCCCCGGGGTCTAAGCTCGTGGACGCCAAGCTGAACGGGGTTTACTTGGAAGATCTGGACCTAAAGCCTAGGGAAGATCCGGCCCTTGGGGTTTGGGAGGAATGGCTTGCGGCCTTGACCGAGGCGCCGGTCCGGGGGCGGCTAGCCGTGGTGCACGACGATCTCATGGCCTTTCTGTTGGAGACCGCCACGGAGGTGGTGGCCCGCATCCGCCTGGACGACGAGACCAAAACCGTGGCCCGGGGCGCCCTTTGGTACGAGGAAAGCCTGCCGGCGGAAAGCGTCTTGTATAGCCTGGTTCGGGCGGAAAACTCCCATCGGAAGCAAAAGCCCCTGTCGGCGGGCGAAGTGCACTCCCTCTTCAACGGGCTCTTGGACGGCGCCCTACAGCTTGGCGGCAAGGCCACGGTGGGCCGGGGGCTTTGCCGGGTGCGTGCGGGGAGGTAG
- a CDS encoding type III-B CRISPR module-associated protein Cmr5, with protein MRTRSQEWAQKAYERVRLRAGDEGAGEYKDMALKFPVLVRQAGLAQALAFVQSRGKGPHRLFAEDLAQVLGYEGLSRLVEEAHGAELLAYMRLTREVLQAAEWFKRFAQALVED; from the coding sequence GTGAGGACCCGTTCGCAGGAGTGGGCCCAGAAGGCATACGAGAGGGTTAGGCTTCGGGCGGGGGACGAGGGAGCTGGGGAGTACAAGGACATGGCCTTGAAGTTCCCCGTTCTGGTGCGCCAGGCGGGTTTGGCCCAGGCCTTGGCCTTCGTCCAGTCCCGGGGGAAGGGGCCCCACCGCCTTTTCGCTGAGGACCTGGCCCAGGTTCTGGGCTATGAGGGGCTTTCCCGCCTCGTGGAAGAGGCGCATGGGGCGGAGCTCCTCGCCTACATGCGCCTAACGCGCGAGGTGCTCCAGGCGGCGGAGTGGTTCAAGCGCTTTGCTCAGGCCCTGGTGGAGGACTAG